Part of the Zea mays cultivar B73 chromosome 4, Zm-B73-REFERENCE-NAM-5.0, whole genome shotgun sequence genome is shown below.
TATTTCCATCTTGTTTAGCATAGCAACCTCACGAATCTTGCAACTACAATATCTATATATGCATGATCTGTCTgtcacaattttcttatcctatgGCTTCCTTTGGCAAAATGCAGGAGCGACGAATGGCATTGGAAAGGAGACAGCCAGAGTTCTAGCACTGAGGGGAGCCAAGGTAATCATACCAGCTAGGACACTGGAGAGTGGCCTCAAGTTGAAGGAGAGCCTCGCAGATGAGGTCCCAAGCTCCAAGGTACACGTTATGGAGATGGACCTGAGCTGTCTCAGCTCCGTCCGCGACTTCGCACGGTCCTTCAATTCATCCCACAAGCATCTGAACCTCCTCATGTACGTACCTATCGCCGTCGCTGAACCTCTCTCGGCGGGTGTAGTGCACTGCTGCCTGGACTCGCTCGCATGGTAATCTGAATCACATGTTCCTCTGAAGAAACAATGCAGGGATCATGGCCTGCCCTTACCAGCTGTCCAAGGATGGAATTGAGCTGCAATTCGCAACGAATCATGTTGGTGAGTAGGATGCCGGTCATTCATGTCAATAAATCCCTGTGAGTAGGAATGTAGGATGGAATTGATCCGCACTCTGTTGATATGTGCTGATTTTCTGTCAGTACATTGTTCAGAAGATCCCCCCTGATACCTTTAGAAGCAAATAGTGCATGATTAATTAGGCAAAAGCATGTACTGAATTTGACCTTATGAGCAGGCCATTTCTTGCTGACAAGTCTCCTGCTAGACAAGATGAAATCAACTGCTGCAGAGACAGGTGTGCAGGGAAGGATCATAAACGTATCATCGGTCGCGCATAAAAGAAGTGATGGTACATGCTTTGAGCTGAACAAGCTAAACGATAAGGCTAGGTTAGCAAAATGCTATTTATGCTTATTGATTTTGGTTACAAGCATGAGCATGGTATAAGTAGCCGAATTTCCACCCCACCCCCCGTCCAACTCCTATTTTACAGGTACAAACCGTTCATTGCATACGCGCATTCGAAGTTAGCCAATATTCTCCACACAAATGAGTTGTCCAGGCGTTTTCAGGTATGCAATCTGCCGCCTTGCCGCTGGCTGCATATTCACATCATCGCAAGACAAAAAACATGTCTGGTGCCATTTCAGGAAGAAGGATGCAACCTGACAGCGAATTCCCTGCATCCTGGAGTGATCATCACCAATATCATTCGCTATGTTGCTGGAAACAGTAATGACGTCGCAAGCTCAGATCTTTCAAAGAAAATTTGATCTTTACGGCAGCAAGAAGATCCAAAAACAAAAATGATATTGCTGGATCGATCCTGTATTCAGTTAACTAATATAAATGTATGCTTGGCAGGTGCGCTGATTTCGGCTCTCTCCCCTGTAGCAAATCTTGTTCTGAAGAGCGTGCCCCGGGTTAGTGAATCCGAGCACCCAGCTAGTAACCCTCTAAAGCATAGTCAGTGTCATGATCATAATAAGAATATCATCTGATGGACACTGTTTGTAGGGGGCTGCAACTACTTGTTACTTGGCATTGCACCCTAATGTCAAAGGTGTATCTGGTAAATACTTCGCTGATTGCAATGAAGCAACACCGACTGCTGTCGCGAGAGACTCAGAGCTGGCGAAGAGGCTATGGTCGTTCAGCGAAGAACTTGTCAAGATCTATGCTGATATGTCACAGACGACACAGGCAAGCGAAGAGGAGGAAACCACGGTTACGAAAGACGTTTTCCAAGACAAGTAGCGTAATATATGTTGCTGCGTTTTCTACTTTTTGTACATGTCCTCTGGGCCCGAATGGCCAGTGACTGTAATAGCACCTAAGTGCCCGAGACTGGTAAGGGGTATTCAGACAATCAATCAAGAAACCACGGTGCGGCTGAGGCCTGAGGCAGTCCTCTCCGTCGTTCACCCAAATCTGAGATCACTCGTGTGCTCACGTCGACGGTGATTAGCCGGTGGCCCCGGGTGTTGCAAGATAGAAGACCAAAATTATACGATCATATGGAAACAAGATGTGCCTGCAATCATATGATATGAGAGTACTAGTGTTGGATAATTTTTATTCTTCGGAAAGCGCCAAAATCATAAACGTTTGATAGTTTTAgcattaagagcagccttggttgTTTATTTGTTTCCATGCTTCTTGAATTGTCAGGAAGATCATGACTTGTGACGACATTAACAGCTGTTACACTATTGGACtggacttctttgtcgagtgtcccaaacatttggcaaaagactttttacactcggcaaattctttgtcgagtgttacacttAGCAAATATTTTTTTTGCCGAGCAGTTTTTTGGGCACTCGtcaaactttgccgagtgtcaaaaacactcgacaaagaaaaatattcggcaaattaagaatcgcaaAAAAAATATTTTTTTGTTAGAACAACCACCCCCAACCATCACCATTGCCCTCTACCTATCGTCCTATCATTTTCACCATTTTTTTGAATTGGATTCACTTGTGATCGGCGGCATTCCAACTCACAACCTCTCTCTAGCGCAACCTCCTCTACCACTACACCACTACACCACTATATCACTTGTGTCTATATTATGTTTTCCTTCTCTATGTattataacaaatcgagagtaaatTGATTATTTGAGGCACTAAATTAATTTCATTGAAAatgttgtcaactataaagttgcataacttatcTACAACTTTCATATTGATAGTTTCTTTATCCAAtttcgtttacaaaatttgaattttaaatttgaaaacttcaaagatatttttctatgacaagatgatttcaaataaaaaaatgtCAATTATAAAGTTTTATAACAttttaacacctacaaatttattTTGGTAGTTTTTCTATAAGTAAGCTGTCAATTATAAAGTTTCATAACATTTTAACAATCTGGCCAATGAtcgaatccaacggtcgactgctacagacctcaACGGTCGCCTGACGTGGCCAGGGCACcacacatgtccggtgtgcaccggactatccggtgcgcgagggatggcaatgggtacccgaaacccgatgggtaaaaaccctattaggGCACGGTTATGGCGGATTTTGATCATGTCTATCGTAATGTTAATGGGTATGGGTACccgatgggtacccgctacccatggtgggtatgggtatggcgtaattttgtacccatgatgggtaatgggtatgggtatgggtcaattttttcctagtgggtatgggtatggcttcgtgtgcccactgggtaccttacccactgccatcatgcgcccgacgacagagcaGTCAGCTTTCTGTCCAACAACTATAATTGAGAGGGAGGCTATTTATAACCTTCCAACCATCCATTTgatggtgtgggagcccaagcaacataccaacacatTTTATAGACATTTTCAAGTGCTCAAACATCCAAGCACTTAATAAAATCATTCGGTGATGCGAAATACTTagattagttagaccgcttatgcgcttgctctaggtgaatcctagttagttgagtgagtttagaaaaacacacaaccccttggctcttgtgcgagtcgttgtaattgtaccgagtgggggagagactcttgcgagaccgtgacaaccgagtttgtgtcacagccgccaccgtgtatcggagggaacgaggcccgcggcgtttcggtcgaaagctcgatagtggagacgacggggagcatccgagaggagccgaaagcggagcaccacttgctcgtggagaaggcctgcgactctctacggagttactcgaccgtggtgcttggccctagtgtgggctaccctttgcgtagggacaccaacgaggattagttgggaccttgcatggttccggatacctcggtaaaaataccagtgtcattcatgagagtttgcatctctacccttgctctttaccttccgcatttacattaagtacgtaagtttcaatctctcctttctagttagaatatttaggattaaaacttaggctttgcggtagagatagcaacacttagacaaaactttGTTTGCACATTCttgattgtttatttgcatatgttttgttctagggatttcattatggcctagtttagaaagaagtttttagaagtcctaattcaccccctcttaggagtCACTGTTTCCTTCAATTCGTATCAAATccagtttggctcatttgaaacgttttagcttcaccacTAATCaagccgacactttttagagaaaggggatggatacccataggccaccgcaCTTTTATAGCACTAATTtcacatattatagtgctagaatggcttgttacctagaagtCATTGATCtaagtgtttggagagtcactcgtgatgggatgaaaccaccTAAGAATCCCGAGAAGCTCACCACGAGTGGCAAAAAGgaaattcatttgaatgctagagccaaaaattgcttgtatgaatctcttagcatggaaattttcaatcaagtatttaccttgaaaactgctaatgagatttggttgaaagtgcatgagctccatgacgacacATCCAATGTCTCGTAAGCAAAAACATTTCCTAgttttaaatgagtataattcttttgctatgaaagaaacgagcttgttagagatatgtattctcgctTAAATCTTgtgatcaatgagctcaactataTTGGAatcaataagctaggtgatgcggacagtgtgaggaagatcatctccctactaccacaacaaagaaatgggagcatcatcaccatccttcacaacctcGAAGACTTGAGCCAAATGACCCCGATGATTGTGGTTGGAAAAATTGCGGCATTTGAAATGTCGCGAAAAATGGGTCAACAAGAGGATCCAACTTCTTCAaatccatatgcttttgcatgtgatgaacacCAAAAgatgaaaggcaagaagaaggctccatctcaagtgaagaagaggaggaagaagaagaataaGATGATGATGATCAAGATGATCAACCCTCAACATCATCCTTCGAGGACAAAAAAACAGTCCGACACGTCAGAAAGGTAATGGGGCTgattcgcaagattaatctaatgggtgtgcctctacaggtcgaggatcttctctttaacattgacaggaaaaagcaaagaaagagatgatgCTTCACATGcacggagaagggccacttcagggacaactgtctaaatatggccaaacccataaagaggaggagcaaaggcaaggcgcttacaagtgtcaagacttaggatgactcttcaagcgaagatgaacctccaaggacaggcagccaccgatcctcatcacactcatcacggtcatcacacaagtgtcttatggcaagaggtaaaacaagtatcccatcctctagtgatgatagtagtagtgatgatgatgaaggtgaggaaaAGCCCTCCTTAGATGAACTTGTGGAAGCCGTTAAGTTTTTTGAGGATGTATGCACTatacaaaaggctcaacttaaaaccttgaaatATAAGTTGctcagctctcaaaatgattataaatgttttCTAGAAAAATTTGCAACAttttcaaatttgaattgtgagttaacaactaaaattgagcaattagagtctaatgcTTCATCCTTAGCTGTCGTTGGTAGCCTTGTCAAAAAGAatgaaacttaaggctaagttagctagctctcaagaagccattgaaaacttgctagagaaaatgaaaattcttagcatacacaataatgagctaactagtaAGCTAGAGAGCATCGGTAGCACCCcaggagcatctttagttgaagttcctaaaattattaagaaagatgtttctacttcttgctttgatttaattgatgattctaatccctgcaatcaagttcttattaagaatattgttatagaaacatgttcagatgagattgcaatggagaatgagcaattaaggcaagaagtgactCGTctaggcaaggctttgtatgataagaaaggcaaagccaaacaaacccaacctccacaggataacaccactgcgggagtgaacaagcctagagAGGGAGAAACCGtggtttgtaggctatgccacaagaaaggccacaagtcttaccaacGCAAGTCAAAAACCTAGgataagcaaaagctcaagcaaaatctccaacacctgcaTCAACATGGTGGACAAAAAGGCCGCTAcaacatatttgatcaagaaaaaaagaatgaaaaagtgaTAGAAAtctaggccaacaagcaagccaacaaaggaaggggccaaacacatctgggtgccaaaggagattattTCAACCATAAAGAACACCAAGAAGTTTTGGATCCCAAGAGGAAAGTGAGAAGTCCGAAGGACttcggggaatttggagacttggaaaAATTgcaatgtatatcatgggatgcatcatattgaatcaagtctattgccaagtgggttagtgaatactttggacccaaattccccacccatgactaaggtaactagatttattacatttccttgtttttagatatgcgtatctattttcttatatctagtttttaccttacATGCCTACTTTTACATGTGGTATTTACCCTTGATTATAATTGTatgcatactaggtcaatcatatggtTGGGATGCTCATTTTCAGTTaatattcttgagcaaacctatatggtttaaaatgtttagttaagcacgacacatagcttctttAACATTCCTAAGTAAATGATACCCATACTTCTTAACATATAGTTTATATACTTCATATGGTATAttctacaattggtatcatttagctTATATGTACCAAaactcggattatagataatttgcccctcttgatatcaaaatcaaagtgcctgtcccctacaagtattcaaaacttgtatgcacactttcaaggagaggttactctataatctaagtctttgagactaatacttgttttcaagtcaattatatgtagtagtctcattgaaggaaaatggagtccccggagaaagaaaataagcttccactgcaaatctacaagttTTTTCATGTTCTGCAAGTGGTTTCATTccactatcggtatcatttacatgtcttctccagattttgattagactatatttcatatcttatgcttcccatgttgctataaatgcatatgttgttaaAATATATCTTTTACCTATGCATAGGGGGAGTTAGTCTACTCAAATATTGTCTTGTTTCCTCTTGTTTTCATTtgcttttcctaagtagaggatctccgaCATGGGGAGTATATCTTCGTCTATGACAAAGCGGGATAGCGGGATAATATTCTTTCAAAAGGGGATATCACTCTTTTAGGGGGAATAATCTTTTAGAGGGCAAGTCTAATTTGCTTCATACATGTTTTAATGTCTTTCTTTTCTAtgtttgattccaaagggggagaagttttagggaccaaagcaattcaAAATATATCAAACACTAAACACCACCCAATTTATAATTTTAAAATCTTGAActtacaagtggttttggttctacaagtgtttttggtctaaaatagtaAGTATGTGTATTATGGAGTTAGagagaggcttaagtccataacctcacattgtggggacattcATGAATCCTAGCAAATAGATTTCATATTTTcatcataacctgtggactaatgtgtttgctagtgtctgtgtttatagttcacaggatgtgaAGAGGATTGGACTGAGACTcacaggatgcaacacctcaaaagaagacctaaaagatCCATAGAAGTCCAAAACTCAAGATCAAAAGAAGCCCAAGGAAATATTGAAGAAATCTAAGAAGAGGGCAGTCAACCAGCGCTCTAGTGGcgtaccggacaatgaacagttcatgtctgGTGTGTATCGGACACTGTGAGCAGAGAGGCCCGCAACCAGGGACTCTTGGGCGCTatagcaccggattgtccgctgtgcaccggacagcctagccaacggtcgactgctacagacctcaACGATCGACTGACGTGgacggggcaccggacatgtctggtgtgcaccggactgccaGCGCGCCCGAAGATAGAGAAGTCAGCTTTCTGTCCAATGGCTATAATTGAGAGggaggctatttatacccctccaatctgccatttgaaggtgtgggagcccaagcaacataccaatacATGTTATAGATATTTCCaattgctcaaacacccaagtgcttaatagaatcactcggtgattagcgtaggtgctttgcagagtgcttaggttagttagaccacttatgcgcttgctctaggtgaatcctagttagttgagtgagtctaGAAAAACCACATAACCCTTCAACTCttgtgtgagtcgttgtaattgtaccgagtggggtgagagttttgtgagaccgtgacaaccgagtttctGTCATGGGCGCCaccatgtaccggagggaacgagtccTGCGGCGTTTCAGCCAAAAGCTcaatagtggagacgacggggagcatccgagaggagccggaagcggagcaccgcttgcacgtggagaaggcccgtgactctctatggagttactcgaccgtggtgcttggccctcgcgtgagctaccctttgcgtaggggcatcaatgaggattagtcaggaccttgtatggtttcggatacctcggtaagcgtcatccacgagagtttgcatctctacccttgctctttactttccgcatttacattaagtacttaaatttcaatctctcctttctagttagaatatttaggattgaaacttaggctttgtggtagagatagcaacacttagacaaaacctagtttgcacattctagattgtttatttgcataggttttgttttagggattcattgtggcctagtttataaagaactttttagaagtcctaattcacccccgctcttaggcgtcaccgtttccttcattttccatccgag
Proteins encoded:
- the LOC100282710 gene encoding retinol dehydrogenase 12, with translation MFEQAVADFCWHAREVVSSGMGLWGWPWGRRGPSGFGSASTAEEVTAGVDASNITAIVTGATNGIGKETARVLALRGAKVIIPARTLESGLKLKESLADEVPSSKVHVMEMDLSCLSSVRDFARSFNSSHKHLNLLINNAGIMACPYQLSKDGIELQFATNHVGHFLLTSLLLDKMKSTAAETGVQGRIINVSSVAHKRSDGTCFELNKLNDKARYKPFIAYAHSKLANILHTNELSRRFQEEGCNLTANSLHPGVIITNIIRYVAGNSALISALSPVANLVLKSVPRGAATTCYLALHPNVKGVSGKYFADCNEATPTAVARDSELAKRLWSFSEELVKIYADMSQTTQASEEEETTVTKDVFQDK